The following proteins come from a genomic window of Lolium rigidum isolate FL_2022 chromosome 5, APGP_CSIRO_Lrig_0.1, whole genome shotgun sequence:
- the LOC124658325 gene encoding uncharacterized protein LOC124658325, which yields MGNCQAAEAAEVIVQHPGGKVERLYWPTPAADVMKSNPGHYVALVILRLSPDDKALTGAEAAAAGAGAAKITRVKLLKPKDTLHLGQVYRLITAQEVTKALKARKNDKMRRCEAIKQQHEQLRRGAGADQGGACEKDAKRDGKDRHRSPGGVAQAQTQPAGSGRGRNWRPSLHSISEAAAAGQSSSTGSISEAAAS from the exons ATGGGCAACTgccaggcggcggaggcggcggaggtcATCGTCCAGCACCCCGGCGGCAAGGTGGAGCGCCTCTACTGGCCCACGCCGGCCGCCGACGTCATGAAGTCCAACCCGGGCCACTACGTCGCGCTCGTCATCCTCCGCCTCTCCCCCGACGACAAGGCGCTCACGGgcgccgaggccgccgccgccggagcgggcgcCGCCAAGATCACCCGGGTCAAGCTGCTCAAGCCCAAGGACACGCTCCACCTCGGCCAGGTCTACCGCCTCATCACCGCGCAAG AGGTGACGAAGGCGCTCAAGGCGAGGAAGAACGACAAGATGCGGCGGTGCGAGGCCATCaagcagcagcacgagcagctCCGGCGCGGCGCCGGCGCGGACCAGGGCGGCGCCTGTGAGAAG GACGCGAAGCGGGACGGCAAGGACCGGCACCGGAGCCCCGGCGGCGTAGCGCAGGCGCAGACGCAGCCGGCCGGGAGCGGCAGGGGCCGGAACTGGCGGCCGTCGCTGCACAGCATCTCCGAGGCCGCGGCCGCGGGCCAGAGCAGCAGCACCGGCAGCATCTCTGAAGCCGCCGCGAGCTGA